One region of Primulina tabacum isolate GXHZ01 chromosome 1, ASM2559414v2, whole genome shotgun sequence genomic DNA includes:
- the LOC142519136 gene encoding uncharacterized protein LOC142519136: MEALKRFGHLPLLICALAIGIAATARVAAAHKPYVYASPPPLEHVEYPHYHHKSPLSPLKKYHYKLLPPSEHVELPHFHYKSPPLPPKHVKQPHYRHKFPHVKHTHYHYKSPPPPPKKYYYKSPPPPKHIEHPQYHSKSPPPPPKYYYKSPPPPKNVEHPQYHNKSPPPPPKKYYYKSPPPPAYHYKSPPPPKHVEHPKYHYKSPPPPPKKYYYKSPPPPTYRYKSPPPPKHVEHPKYHYKSPPPPPKKYYYKSPPPPAYRYKSPPPPKHVEHPKYHYKSPPPPPKKYYYKSPPPPSYRYKSPPPPKHVEHPQYHNKSPPPPPKKYHYKSPPPPAYHYKSPPPPKNAEHPKYHYKSPPPPPKKYHYKSPPPPKHVEIPQSHYKSPPPPYHYSSPPPPSPSPPPPYLYKSPPPPSPSPPPPYIYKSPPPPSPPPPYHHTSPLPPKKY, translated from the coding sequence ATGGAAGCTCTTAAAAGATTTGGGCACTTGCCCTTGCTAATATGTGCTTTAGCAATCGGCATTGCTGCCACCGCTCGAGTGGCGGCAGCACACAAGCCTTATGTTTATGCCTCACCGCCACCTCTGGAGCATGTTGAGTACCCACATTATCACCACAAGTCACCCCTTTCACCACTAAAAAAATACCACTACAAGTTGCTTCCACCATCCGAGCATGTTGAGCTCCCTCATTTTCACTACAAATCGCCACCTCTCCCACCGAAGCACGTTAAGCAACCGCATTATCGCCACAAGTTTCCTCATGTTAAACACACACATTATCATTATAAGTCGCCACCTCCACCACCAAAGAAGTACTATTATAAGTCGCCACCTCCTCCGAAGCACATTGAGCACCCACAATATCACTCCAAGTCGCCACCTCCACCACCAAAGTACTACTACAAATCGCCTCCACCTCCAAAGAATGTAGAACACCCGCAATATCACAACAAgtcaccacctccaccaccaaaGAAGTACTATTACAAGTCACCTCCTCCTCCAGCATATCATTACAAGTCTCCACCACCTCCGAAACATGTAGAACACCCAAAATATCATTACAAGTCACCGCCTCCACCACCAAAGAAGTACTACTACAAGTCGCCCCCACCTCCAACATACCGCTACAAGTCTCCACCACCTCCGAAGCATGTAGAACACCCAAAATATCATTACAAGTCACCCCCTCCACCACCAAAGAAGTACTACTACAAATCACCCCCACCTCCAGCATACCGTTACAAGTCTCCACCACCTCCGAAGCATGTAGAACACCCAAAATATCATTACAAATCACCCCCTCCACCACCAAAGAAGTACTACTACAAGTCGCCCCCACCTCCATCATACCGTTACAAGTCTCCACCACCTCCGAAACATGTAGAACACCCGCAATATCACAACAAgtcaccacctccaccaccaaaGAAGTACCACTACAAATCGCCCCCTCCTCCAGCATATCATTACAAGTCTCCACCACCTCCGAAAAATGCAGAACACCCAAAATATCATTACAAgtcaccacctccaccaccaaaGAAGTACCACTACAAGTCGCCCCCACCTCCGAAGCATGTAGAAATTCCACAATCTCACTACAAGtcaccaccaccaccatatCATTACTCATCACCTCCACCCCCATCACCATCTCCACCACCGCCTTACTTATATAAGTCGCCACCTCCTCCATCACCATCCCCGCCACCACCCTACATCTACAAATCACCACCTCCTCcttcaccaccaccaccatatCACCACACATCACCTCTTCCTCCCAAGAAGTATTAA